A stretch of DNA from Arthrobacter globiformis:
ATCAATTTTCCGTGCTACTTGCATTTATCCGGGATAAAAAACTGAGTAGTGCCGGAAAAGTACTTATATACCCGCCACTAAGGGGCTGTTACGTTCAAACGGCAAGGACCTGCCCGGTGTGAAGTACGACGCCGGGCGTCCGGACCAGCGGAAACGTCCGGGAAGCCTGTGGCTGAGTTTCAACCGTGCCCCCCCGCGGCGGAAAATTCGGCCCGGTTTCAGCCGATAATTTGACCGGCTTTTCGGGCCGGGTCATTTATGGCCGGGTGATTTGGTTCGGTTGAATTGGTCCGATATTTGGAAGACGAGCGAGTAATGCAGAGGTGAACAATGGGGCCCGGAGATGCAGCATTCGAACGGACGAGGCTAGCCTCTGAACGGATTGCTGCTGGCTCCGTCAGTGCGGAGCAAAGCAGTCATCTTGTGGCCGAAAGGCTTGCCCAGCTGGGGCCTTACGGCTGGTTCCTCCTTCACGACGTCCATTGGCCCGGCCGCCCTCTGGCCCGGCTGGAGCATGTCCTGGTGGGACCCGGCGGTGTGGTGGTGGTCAGTGCCAAGAACTGGTCCGGCCACGTCGACGTCGCTGATGGCATCCTTCGGCAGAACGGTCATGACCGGTTCCCTGCGGTGGAGACGGCGCTGGCGCAGGCCGCCGCGGTGGCTGCAGTCCTGCCGGCGCCGCGGCGGAGGCTGGTCCGCTCGCTGATCTGCCTGACGGCCCAGCCCGAATTGCACGGCACCACCGGATCGGGCATCGAGGTGCGGGGGATAGATTGCATCGCGGCCGCCGTGACCGACCTGCCGGACGTGCTGGATGCCCCTTCGGTGCTGTTGCTCTACGCACAGCTTGGGCAGCTCCTCACCCGTCCGCAGGTGCCGGAGGCCGGCACCGTCGGGAATCTGTACCGCCCCGATACACGTCGCGCGGATACACACCGGCCGGAATCGTACCGGGCTGCGCTCCGGCGCCCGGTCCACAACTACACCGTCCACAGCCGTCCCCTTCCACCGAACTACCTGTACGGCCGGGACCAACGTCCGGGCACGGTGCTGCGCGTCCTGGGAAGGTCGCTCGTCGCGGGCCTCGTTTCCGCGGCGTTGCTGGCGCCGCCCCTGTGGCTGTTGTGGGAGCTGCTGCCCAAGTGAGCCGGCCGCCCGTGCCTTGCCGTGCCCGAGCCATTGCCGTGGTGGCGGCGGTAATGTTCTGTTGAGGACCATGTGAGGGGATTTCCATGACAGAGCAGCGTCCCGGATCCGGCGACGAGCCGGCACCGGACACCCACCACCAGTCGTCGTACGGCAAACAGGGCCCGGACATCCCAGCCCCGCCACTGTATGATCCGCCGCAATACAACCCGCCGCCGTACACCCCGCCTGGCCAGCAGTATGGCGGGCAGTACGGCGACGCCAGCCAGCAGTACAGCCAGCCGGCCAGCCCCTACGCCCAGCAGTACGGCTACCAGTACGGCCAGCAATACAATCAGGCGTATGCCAGCCCGTACGGCCAGCCGTCCTACTACGGCGCAGCACCCCAGCCGAAGGGCCTGAGCATTGCCAGCCTCTGCTGCGGCATTGCCGTCTACCTGGGCTTCGGATTCTTCATCCTGCCGCAGCTGGCCGCCGTGATCCTGGGCCACCTGGCGCTGCGCCGTGAACCGTCAGGCCGCGGCTTCGCCATCGCCGGCCTGGTGATGGGGTACCTTGGCCTGGCCCTGACCATCCTCGCGATCGTGGGACTCACCATCCTGGCAAGCGTCGCCAGCACGTCCAGCACCATCTGACCGGCCTGTACTCCAACCTAAAACCCCAGCTGGGCTGCCACCTGCAGGAGCAGTGCCTCTGATCCGGGCCGCCCAATCAGCTGGATGCCCATCGGCAGCCCCGCCCCGGGGCTGCCGCCGGTCCAGTGCACGGGAATGCTGACGGCCGGCAGGCCGCACACATTGACCATGGACGACCATGGTGCGAACTCGCATTGCCTCCGGTAGTCGCCGTCGGCGTCGCCTGCCCATTCGGGGGACGGCCACCTGCCGTCCCCGTGGTCCGACCCGGTGAACCAGCCCACGGGACGCGGTGTCTGGGCCAGCGCCGGCGTCAGGACCAGGTCCCAGGCCGAATACTGTGCAAGCGTGTCGCGCTCAAATTGCCGCAGGAACGCGAGGCATTCATTGAGTTTGGCGGCGCTCCGCTGCTGTGCGCGCCGCCGGAAGGTGCGCGTCAGCGGCGTCAGCAGGGCCTCGCGGTGCGGTGCGATCCGGGCCGCGCCCACGCCTGCTGTCCAGGCGGTGGTGAACGCGTCGGGGTATCGGTTGTCGTACCGGATCTCAGCCTCGGCGACATGGTGCCCAGCCCCGGTGAGTAGTCGGATGCCGGCGTCCAGCGCGTCCAGTGCCTCCGGATCCGGGGTGAACGGGAAGATCCCGCCCCACGGGCTGTCCAGGCTGACACCAATCCGCAGCGAAGCAGGCGCCCGGCTGACAGCATCCAGGTAGCCCGCTCCGTCCGGCATTCCCGGGCCGGCGGGGGCCAAGACATCGAGCAGCAGTGCGGCGTCGGCCGCCGAGCGCGCCACCGGCCCGGCCACCACCAGTCCGGCGGGATCCCCGCTGCTTTCACCCGCCGGGACCACGCCCCTGCCGGGCTTCAGGCCCAGCAAGCCGCATGCTGCCGCCGGTATCCGGATCGACCCGCCGCCGTCGGTCCCGGGCGCGAACGTTACCAGCCCTGCCGCCACGGCGGCGGCGCTGCCGCCGGAGGAACCACCCGAACTCCTGCTCAGGGCGTACGGATTACGCGACGGCGGTGCGATGCGGTTTTCGCTGTAGGCCGTCAGCCCGAATTCGGGTACCTGCGTCTTGCCGAGGGAGATGGCACCGGCGCCCCTGACCGCTGCCGCGAGGGCGCCGTCGGCCGGTGCGGGACGGCGGTCCAGCGCAGCGCTGCCGTGGGTGGTAACCACGCCGGCAACATCGGTGAGGTCCTTGAACGCCACCGGCATCCCGTGCAGCGGCGGCAGCGGCTGGTCCGGACGACGCCGGGCGAACAGGGCGTCTGCTGCGGCGGCCTCGGCCATCGCCCTCGGCCCGGTGACGGTGATAAAGGCGCCCAGCCTGGGGTTCGATTCCTCGATCCGCGCGAGGAAATGCGCGGTGACTTCGCGGGCCGAGACTTCTCCGGAACGCAGCGCTGCCCTCAGCTGCACGGCCGGCAGGCGGTGGATGTCGGCCAGGCGGGGTGGGGCGGACACTGTGCTCCTTTGCGGCGGCTCGCGGGCTTCGGACCAGCGTAACCTGTGCCGGCCGAAGGGCGCGGGTGCTGCGCTGGCGATACGCTGGAACTGAGAGCTTGAGGCCAAGGAGAGGACTCCCATGAGCGACTTCGATACCGTCACCATCAAGGACGTCCCCGCAGACGCCACCATCCTGGACGTGCGGGAGGACTATGAATGGGCAGCAGGTCACGCCGAAGGGGCCCTGCACATCCCCATGGACCAGTTGCCTCGGCGCCTGGATGACCTCGACCCGGACGAAGACCTGTATGTCATCTGCCGGACCGGCGGGCGTTCCTTCCGGGCAGCCCAGTGGCTGGTGGGCCAGGGCTACTCCGCGGTGAACGTGGCCGGCGGCATGGACCAGTGGCTCGAGTCCGGCAAACCGCTGGTTTCCGACAACGGCCTCAAACCCGTGATTCTGTAGCAGCAGCACCACCTGCCTGCCCTTCCCATACGCGCAAAGGAATATCCATGCCCTCCGCCCGCCGCACCTACACCTTCCTCGGCCCCGAGGGCACGTTTACGGAGGCGGCGCTCCTGCAGGTTCCGGACGCTGCCGAGTCCGTTCGCATCCCCTCCTCCAACGTCAACGCCGCGCTGGACAGGGTGCGGGACGGATCAGCCGACGCGGCGATGGTGCCGATCGAAAACTCGGTGGAGGGCGGTGTCACGGCCACCCTGGATTCCATTGCAACGGGACAGGAACTGAGGATCATCCGCGAGGCCCTCGTGCCCATCAGCTTCGTGCTGGTGGCGCGGGCCGGCGTCGAGCTTTCCCAGATCCGCCGGATATCCACGCACGGGCACGCCTGGGCGCAGTGCCGCTTGTGGGTCGACGAGCATATTCCCGGCGCAGAATACATTCCCGGGTCGTCCACTGCTGCTGCTGCCATGGGCTTGCTGGAGGATGACGCGCACTACGACGCCGCGATCTGCGCGCCGATAGTCGCCGCGGAACAGCCGGCTCTGCATGTGCTGGCCGAGAACATCGGTGACAACCCCGGCGCCGTGACCCGGTTTATCCTGGTCAGCCGTCCGGGCCTCCTGCCGGCCCGGACCGGCGCGGACAAGACAACGGTCGTGGTGCCCCTTCCCGAGGACCGGCCGGGCGCCCTGATGGAAATTCTGGACCAGTTCGCCACCCGTGGCGTGAACCTGAGCCGCATCGAGTCCCGGCCCACCGGGCAGTATCTGGGGCACTACTTCTTCAGCATCGACGCCGATGGCCACGTCGGCGATGCACGGGTGGCCGACGCCCTCGCCGGCCTGCACCGCATCAGCCCCGCCACGCGGTTCCTTGGTTCGTACGGCCGTGCCGATGCGCAAGCTCCCGTGGTGCCGGAGCACACGTCCGACGAGGCATTCCAGGCAGCGCATGCATGGGTCAAGGGGATACTCGCCGGGGACTCCCTGGGCTCGGAGACACCGATGGAAGCTTCGCCGTCAGCGTAGATAAATGCCCCTCCGGGCACTTCCCTGCCCCTGTTGCTGTGCGTATGCTTGCATGATCAACAAAGGGATGGCCCCAACGAAAGGAGCGGGTCATGTCGGACAAGAATGATAATGACGGCCAGGGAATGATCGTCAATCCCAAGCCCACAGCTGAGAACCAGGACTGGGACGGGGACGAGGCCGACCGTGCGGACCGCCTGCGCTTCGAAGAGGAGCAGGCCATGATCCGCGAACAGTCCGAAGCCCGGGCAGCCGCCAAGGCCGCTGCCGAGGCGGCGGAGTCGGCCAAGCACGCCGGCTCAGCACAGTCCGCCTAGGGCGCTTCCCTGACCCGCACGAGCAGGGATCTCGGCTCCACCTGAACAGTCACCTTTGTGGCGTTACCGGAAGTATCGCCGTCGAGCTGGGTGGGCATGGGTTCGGGGCACTTGATGACCACCTTGCCGGAGCGGTACACGCTCATGACGGGCAGGTGCCGCTTGTGCTTGAGCAGGATCTTGGCGTACATCGCCAGCCAGCCCACGGCGCTGCGGGGGCTCATGACCACCACGTCCAGCATCCCGTCGTCGATCATGGCCTGCGGGATGAAGTCGATGCCGCCCGGAACCAGGCCGCAATTGGCAAACAGGATGCTGCGGATCTTCCTGGACTGGTCCGGCTGGTCATCCAGCGAGATGGCGACTTTTTTCCTGCGCCCGGGTAGGTGGCGGACCCCCGCTTCCGTGTAGGCGAGCCATCCGACCGCGCGCTTGAGGCCGTCGTTCGTGTCGCCCACCACCTCTGCGTCCATGCCGATGCCGGCGATGACGAGGAACGAGTGGCTGGAGGAGCGGCCGGTGAGCGAGTTCTCGATTTCCATCCGGGCTGTGTCAATGAACCGCTGGTGGCCGAAGAGCGCGGTCTGGATGCTGCCGTACAGATCGTAGACGTCCAGGTCCACGTTGCGGGCCAGCAGGTTGCCGGTGCCCAGGGGGACCAGGCCCATCGCCACTCCGGTGTGCGCCAGGGCCTCAGCCGCCACGCGCACCGTACCGTCGCCGCCGCCCACGAGGACGACGTCGGCCCCGTACTCCAGCGCCGCCCGGACCTGCGAGTGGCCCGGGTCCTCCGGTGTCGTTTCGAAAAACCGGGGCTCTTCCCAGCCGGCGGCCAGGCAGGCGCGCTGGATGGTTGCGCGGGCTTCGTCGGCCTTGGCTTTGATGGGGTTGAGGATGACGGCGACGCGCTGGCGTTCCAGGCCATGTTCGTGGGCCTCTTCCCGCACGGCGCTGCGGACGTGCAGGGCTTTCAGCCTGCGCACACCCCACCAGCTGGAGACGGCGAAAGCCAGGGCTACAGCGATCAGGACGTAAAGAAGCAGGTCGCTCATGGTGCTCCAACACTATCCCGCCCGGAGTGTCCCGCAGATTCGATACCCTTGTCTGGTGATCGACGTAAAAGACCTCAGCGAAAATCCGGACAAGTTCCGCGCCAGCCAGCGCGCCCGCGGTGCGGACGAAACCCTGGTGGACGCGATCATCGACGCAGACGCGGCGCGCCGCGCAGCACTGATCAGCTTCGAAAACCTCCGCGCCGAACAGAATGCTTTCGGCAAGAAGGTGGCGCAGGCCAAGGGCGAGGAAAAACAGTCGCTGCTCGCGGAGGTCCGCGAACTCGCGGGCGCGGTGAAGGCTGCCTCCGCGGAGGCCGACGCAGCCCAGGCCAAGCAGGAAGAGCTGCTGCGCACCATCCCCAACCTCATTGAAGAAGGCGTTCCGTCAGGCGGCGAGGATGACTACGTTGTGGTCAAGACCGTGGGCACGCCGCGCGAATTCCCTGATTTCGAGCCCCGCGACCACCTCGAGATCGGCGAGCTCATCGGCGCGATCGACATGGAGCGCGGCGCCAAGGTCTCCGGGGCGCGCTTCTACTTCCTCCGCGGCGTGGGCGCCCGGCTGGAAATGGCGTTGCTGCAGATGGCCATGGAGCAGGCCATCGAGGCCGGCTTCATCCCCATGATCACCCCCACGCTCGTCCGCCCGGAGACCATGCAGGGCACCGGGTTCGATGTAAAGCACGACGCCGAGATCTACCGTCTCGCCGAAGACGACCTTTACCTGGTGGGCACCTCGGAGGTCCCCCTCGCCGGGTACCACGCAGACGAGATCCTGGACCTCTCCGCAGGCCCGATCCGTTTCGCCGGACAAAGCTCCTGCTACCGCCGCGAGGCCGGCTCGCACGGCAAGGACACCCGCGGGATCATCCGCGTCCACCAGTTCAACAAGGTGGAGATGTTCATTTACACCACGGTGGAAGAGGCTGCGGCCGAGCATGAGCGCCTGCTGGCTTGGGAAGAGCAGATGCTGGCCAAGTGCGAGCTTCCGTACCGCGTGATCGACACCGCCGCCGGCGACCTCGGCATGTCCGCGGCCCGGAAGTTCGACTGCGAAGCGTGGGTCCCCACACAGGGCGCCTACCGCGAGCTGACCTCCACGTCCAACTGCACCACGTTCCAGGCGCGCCGCCTCAACATCCGTGAGCGCGTGTTCACCGAGGACGGCAGCCCCAAGGGCACCCGTGCCGTGGCCACGCTCAATGGCACGCTGGCAACCACGCGCTGGATCGTTGCCCTGCTGGAGCACCACCAGAACGCTGACGGCTCGGTCAACGTGCCCGCGGCCCTGCAGAAGTACCTCGGCGGCCTCCAGGTTCTCCCGGTTCTCTAAGTCCGGTTCC
This window harbors:
- a CDS encoding NERD domain-containing protein — translated: MAERLAQLGPYGWFLLHDVHWPGRPLARLEHVLVGPGGVVVVSAKNWSGHVDVADGILRQNGHDRFPAVETALAQAAAVAAVLPAPRRRLVRSLICLTAQPELHGTTGSGIEVRGIDCIAAAVTDLPDVLDAPSVLLLYAQLGQLLTRPQVPEAGTVGNLYRPDTRRADTHRPESYRAALRRPVHNYTVHSRPLPPNYLYGRDQRPGTVLRVLGRSLVAGLVSAALLAPPLWLLWELLPK
- a CDS encoding DUF4190 domain-containing protein — translated: MTEQRPGSGDEPAPDTHHQSSYGKQGPDIPAPPLYDPPQYNPPPYTPPGQQYGGQYGDASQQYSQPASPYAQQYGYQYGQQYNQAYASPYGQPSYYGAAPQPKGLSIASLCCGIAVYLGFGFFILPQLAAVILGHLALRREPSGRGFAIAGLVMGYLGLALTILAIVGLTILASVASTSSTI
- a CDS encoding amidase codes for the protein MADIHRLPAVQLRAALRSGEVSAREVTAHFLARIEESNPRLGAFITVTGPRAMAEAAAADALFARRRPDQPLPPLHGMPVAFKDLTDVAGVVTTHGSAALDRRPAPADGALAAAVRGAGAISLGKTQVPEFGLTAYSENRIAPPSRNPYALSRSSGGSSGGSAAAVAAGLVTFAPGTDGGGSIRIPAAACGLLGLKPGRGVVPAGESSGDPAGLVVAGPVARSAADAALLLDVLAPAGPGMPDGAGYLDAVSRAPASLRIGVSLDSPWGGIFPFTPDPEALDALDAGIRLLTGAGHHVAEAEIRYDNRYPDAFTTAWTAGVGAARIAPHREALLTPLTRTFRRRAQQRSAAKLNECLAFLRQFERDTLAQYSAWDLVLTPALAQTPRPVGWFTGSDHGDGRWPSPEWAGDADGDYRRQCEFAPWSSMVNVCGLPAVSIPVHWTGGSPGAGLPMGIQLIGRPGSEALLLQVAAQLGF
- a CDS encoding rhodanese-like domain-containing protein, which gives rise to MSDFDTVTIKDVPADATILDVREDYEWAAGHAEGALHIPMDQLPRRLDDLDPDEDLYVICRTGGRSFRAAQWLVGQGYSAVNVAGGMDQWLESGKPLVSDNGLKPVIL
- the pheA gene encoding prephenate dehydratase translates to MPSARRTYTFLGPEGTFTEAALLQVPDAAESVRIPSSNVNAALDRVRDGSADAAMVPIENSVEGGVTATLDSIATGQELRIIREALVPISFVLVARAGVELSQIRRISTHGHAWAQCRLWVDEHIPGAEYIPGSSTAAAAMGLLEDDAHYDAAICAPIVAAEQPALHVLAENIGDNPGAVTRFILVSRPGLLPARTGADKTTVVVPLPEDRPGALMEILDQFATRGVNLSRIESRPTGQYLGHYFFSIDADGHVGDARVADALAGLHRISPATRFLGSYGRADAQAPVVPEHTSDEAFQAAHAWVKGILAGDSLGSETPMEASPSA
- a CDS encoding diacylglycerol/lipid kinase family protein, which produces MSDLLLYVLIAVALAFAVSSWWGVRRLKALHVRSAVREEAHEHGLERQRVAVILNPIKAKADEARATIQRACLAAGWEEPRFFETTPEDPGHSQVRAALEYGADVVLVGGGDGTVRVAAEALAHTGVAMGLVPLGTGNLLARNVDLDVYDLYGSIQTALFGHQRFIDTARMEIENSLTGRSSSHSFLVIAGIGMDAEVVGDTNDGLKRAVGWLAYTEAGVRHLPGRRKKVAISLDDQPDQSRKIRSILFANCGLVPGGIDFIPQAMIDDGMLDVVVMSPRSAVGWLAMYAKILLKHKRHLPVMSVYRSGKVVIKCPEPMPTQLDGDTSGNATKVTVQVEPRSLLVRVREAP
- the serS gene encoding serine--tRNA ligase, which produces MIDVKDLSENPDKFRASQRARGADETLVDAIIDADAARRAALISFENLRAEQNAFGKKVAQAKGEEKQSLLAEVRELAGAVKAASAEADAAQAKQEELLRTIPNLIEEGVPSGGEDDYVVVKTVGTPREFPDFEPRDHLEIGELIGAIDMERGAKVSGARFYFLRGVGARLEMALLQMAMEQAIEAGFIPMITPTLVRPETMQGTGFDVKHDAEIYRLAEDDLYLVGTSEVPLAGYHADEILDLSAGPIRFAGQSSCYRREAGSHGKDTRGIIRVHQFNKVEMFIYTTVEEAAAEHERLLAWEEQMLAKCELPYRVIDTAAGDLGMSAARKFDCEAWVPTQGAYRELTSTSNCTTFQARRLNIRERVFTEDGSPKGTRAVATLNGTLATTRWIVALLEHHQNADGSVNVPAALQKYLGGLQVLPVL